Proteins encoded in a region of the Pelagicoccus sp. SDUM812003 genome:
- a CDS encoding AEC family transporter, which yields MVVLESIVPVLILIAFGKALSQARFFAQGFFKELNRLTYFWGLPALLVYKVAEIDLKTEAGIGILYTLLIAIGATVLLGYLFVFLLKVPRDSIGSFIQGCYRGNLAFVGFPVIFFALGQEGLDLGMFSSGICILVYNVTGVALLILHSKGRTERPLRAIWRHGISNPLILACVIGFALNLANITIPVMIFRSLEAVGQLALPLALIGLGAGLKFEELKGQIGLSAVASLINVAFSPLLGYFVGKALGLDPISLKVAVIFLACPTAVFSYVLAEMLNNDGVMARNIVILSTVMSIVSLVLAIALV from the coding sequence ATGGTCGTATTGGAGAGCATCGTACCGGTTCTAATTCTCATCGCTTTCGGCAAAGCCCTTTCGCAGGCCCGCTTCTTCGCCCAAGGCTTTTTCAAAGAGCTCAATCGCCTCACCTATTTCTGGGGACTGCCCGCCTTGCTCGTCTACAAGGTGGCGGAGATCGACCTGAAGACCGAAGCCGGTATCGGCATTCTCTATACGCTGCTCATCGCGATCGGGGCAACCGTACTGCTCGGATACCTGTTCGTCTTCCTGCTCAAGGTTCCCCGCGACTCCATTGGCTCGTTCATCCAAGGATGCTATCGTGGCAACCTCGCTTTCGTAGGCTTTCCCGTGATCTTCTTCGCGCTGGGCCAGGAGGGCCTCGACCTAGGCATGTTCTCCAGCGGCATCTGCATCCTCGTGTACAACGTCACCGGCGTAGCGCTTTTGATACTACACTCGAAAGGGAGAACAGAGCGTCCCCTCCGAGCCATCTGGCGCCACGGCATCAGCAATCCGCTTATCCTCGCCTGCGTGATCGGGTTCGCCCTGAATCTCGCGAACATCACCATCCCTGTCATGATCTTCCGCTCCTTGGAGGCAGTCGGGCAGCTGGCTCTACCTCTGGCGCTCATCGGGCTGGGGGCTGGCTTGAAGTTCGAGGAGCTCAAGGGGCAAATCGGCCTCTCGGCGGTGGCCTCACTGATCAACGTGGCCTTTAGTCCGCTGCTGGGCTACTTCGTGGGCAAAGCCTTGGGACTCGATCCCATCAGCCTAAAGGTCGCGGTCATCTTTTTGGCCTGCCCCACCGCCGTCTTCTCCTACGTGCTGGCTGAAATGCTCAACAACGACGGAGTCATGGCGCGAAACATCGTCATCCTCAGCACCGTCATGTCGATCGTTTCCCTAGTACTGGCTATCGCTCTCGTGTAG
- a CDS encoding nucleotide disphospho-sugar-binding domain-containing protein: protein MNTTATQGKPMRFLFTTWEGGGNVAPTLTVARKLADRGHLVRFMCDESARKATLEHRRIAFMPWRRAPNRPDGSPASCPVKDWEANSPQEGIQRLMDKIMVAPAGDYAQDLLEELDREPADLVVTSEMLLGVMAACESRDQRTAVFSANLCFYPFPGMPAFGPGLPPAKTDEDRALHLAVKAGTIALFDTGLSSYNATRLRLGLAPLDHVTDQINSVALFLVGTSEAFDFPVDALPEKLRYVGPQLDELGGTRSWRSPWTKKDQRPLALVGFSTTFQNHAAALQKVVDACSLLSIRALVTLGQIEPGSLRSTKNAHFVKSVSHDAVMKEAALVITHGGHGTVMRALSFGLPLLIIPHGRDQNNNAIRVVERGAGLKLEAGSSVSEIEYAIRRLIDEPSFSRNAKRLGKAIRSESEQSPVVSLLESLATQTEQTPCFAG, encoded by the coding sequence ATGAATACAACCGCAACTCAAGGGAAACCGATGCGTTTCCTCTTCACGACCTGGGAGGGAGGCGGAAACGTCGCTCCCACCCTGACCGTCGCTCGTAAGCTAGCTGACCGCGGACACCTCGTCCGCTTCATGTGCGACGAAAGCGCCCGCAAAGCGACCCTAGAGCACCGCAGAATCGCCTTCATGCCCTGGCGGCGGGCCCCGAATCGCCCCGATGGCTCGCCCGCGTCCTGTCCAGTGAAGGACTGGGAAGCGAACTCGCCACAGGAAGGCATTCAAAGGCTGATGGACAAGATCATGGTCGCTCCGGCGGGCGACTACGCCCAAGACCTGCTGGAGGAGCTGGATCGCGAACCAGCGGACCTGGTCGTGACCAGCGAAATGCTGCTCGGCGTGATGGCCGCCTGCGAGAGTCGTGATCAACGGACAGCCGTCTTCTCGGCGAACCTCTGCTTCTATCCCTTTCCCGGCATGCCGGCCTTCGGACCGGGGCTGCCACCCGCCAAGACGGACGAAGACCGAGCTCTGCACCTGGCCGTCAAGGCCGGAACCATCGCCTTGTTCGATACCGGACTCTCATCCTACAACGCGACTCGACTTCGACTAGGGCTCGCCCCGCTAGACCACGTCACCGACCAGATCAACTCCGTGGCTCTTTTTCTGGTCGGCACAAGCGAAGCCTTCGACTTCCCCGTCGACGCTCTGCCTGAAAAGCTGCGCTACGTGGGCCCGCAGCTGGACGAGCTGGGCGGGACGCGTAGCTGGAGATCGCCTTGGACGAAAAAAGACCAGCGGCCATTGGCCTTGGTCGGCTTCAGCACGACCTTTCAAAACCACGCCGCGGCGCTGCAAAAGGTGGTGGACGCCTGCTCCCTTCTCTCCATCCGAGCCTTGGTGACTCTGGGACAAATCGAGCCCGGATCCCTCCGATCCACCAAAAACGCCCATTTCGTCAAAAGCGTTTCCCACGACGCAGTGATGAAGGAGGCGGCGCTTGTGATCACGCATGGTGGCCATGGCACGGTGATGAGAGCCCTCAGTTTCGGCCTGCCTTTGCTCATCATCCCGCATGGTCGGGATCAAAACAACAACGCTATTCGCGTCGTGGAGCGCGGAGCCGGGCTCAAACTCGAGGCTGGATCAAGCGTATCCGAAATCGAATACGCCATTCGTAGACTGATCGACGAACCAAGCTTCTCCCGAAACGCGAAACGGCTCGGCAAGGCGATACGATCGGAAAGCGAGCAATCGCCCGTCGTATCCCTTCTCGAGAGTCTGGCAACGCAGACCGAACAGACGCCTTGCTTCGCTGGCTAG
- a CDS encoding TetR/AcrR family transcriptional regulator — translation MKEEVEKKQKQRSYRQRARARASAETARTIVTSFLKRLGDQWYEDITLDSVAQDANVTVQTVIRRFGGKTGLLEAAIKQLGDEIAVRRPVRQGDVDFTVKALADDYESVGDLILRFLNQEDRHEAIQPVVEKGRHGHREWLESVFTNELTHASPAKRRKRLDALVVATDLYVWKLLRRDMKRPVSEFKNVCRTLIHAALEHS, via the coding sequence ATGAAAGAAGAGGTGGAGAAAAAGCAGAAGCAGCGGAGCTACCGCCAGCGAGCGCGGGCTCGGGCCAGCGCCGAGACCGCTCGAACGATCGTCACCTCTTTCCTGAAACGCCTTGGCGACCAGTGGTACGAGGATATCACCTTGGACTCCGTAGCCCAGGACGCCAACGTCACGGTTCAAACGGTGATTCGCCGCTTCGGAGGGAAGACCGGGCTTTTGGAAGCGGCGATCAAGCAGCTGGGCGACGAGATCGCGGTGCGTCGGCCAGTGCGGCAGGGCGACGTGGATTTCACCGTCAAAGCCCTGGCTGACGACTATGAATCGGTGGGCGACTTGATTCTTCGCTTCCTCAATCAGGAGGACCGTCACGAAGCGATCCAACCTGTAGTTGAAAAAGGGAGACATGGCCATCGCGAGTGGCTGGAATCCGTTTTCACCAATGAGCTGACCCATGCCAGCCCCGCGAAACGCCGCAAGCGCCTGGATGCGCTCGTCGTCGCCACCGACCTCTACGTTTGGAAATTGCTCAGACGCGACATGAAGCGACCAGTTTCCGAGTTTAAGAACGTGTGCCGCACCCTGATCCATGCCGCTCTGGAACACAGCTGA
- a CDS encoding NAD-dependent malic enzyme: protein MPESESKRPLYIPYAGPVLLEVPLLNKGSAFTERERREFNLEGLLPHSIETIEEQRDRSYLQFSQLTSRMEKHIYLRGIQDTNETLYYSLLTHYLVEMLPLIYTPTVGEACQRFSEIYRRKRGLFIRYEDRDRIDRILRNATRKRVSVIVVTDGERILGLGDQGIGGMGIPIGKLAIYSACGGISPANTLPITLDVGCDNEELINYPMYMGKRSPRVRGEAYFDFVDKFIKAVKDLWPDVLLQFEDFAQPNAMPLLKRYQDELCCFNDDIQGTAAVAVGTMLAAVARKGESLAEQRICFVGAGSAGCGIAEHLVAHLRSEGLSEAEAKGRIFMVDKDGLLTSDMKGLRDFQEELAQPSSQVDSWRDEKGQVPLINVIKQARPTILVGVSGQFGLFKENQIRLMASQIERPIILPLSNPTSLAEATPQDVIAWTEGRGIVATGSPFDPVNYKGKVHQISQCNNSYIFPGIGLGVLASKARRVTEGMLIAASRTLADSSPHQSNVGAPLLPALEELRELSRLIARRVARQAMEDGVATDLTELALEKAIDKVYWEPKYRRYERTSL from the coding sequence ATGCCTGAGTCCGAGTCGAAGCGCCCTCTATACATTCCCTACGCGGGACCCGTTCTGCTTGAAGTCCCCTTGCTCAACAAGGGAAGCGCCTTCACTGAGCGGGAGCGTCGGGAGTTTAATCTGGAAGGATTGCTGCCGCACAGCATTGAGACGATCGAGGAGCAACGGGATCGCTCCTACCTGCAGTTCAGTCAGCTGACCTCGCGCATGGAGAAGCACATCTACTTGCGCGGCATTCAGGATACCAACGAAACGCTCTACTACTCCCTGCTCACTCACTACCTGGTGGAGATGTTGCCTTTGATCTATACGCCGACGGTAGGCGAGGCTTGCCAGCGCTTTTCGGAGATCTACCGGCGCAAGCGAGGCTTGTTCATTCGCTACGAGGATCGGGATCGTATCGATCGCATTCTGCGCAACGCGACGCGCAAGCGAGTGAGCGTGATCGTAGTGACGGATGGGGAACGCATTCTCGGCTTGGGCGATCAGGGCATCGGAGGTATGGGGATACCGATCGGAAAACTCGCGATCTATTCCGCCTGCGGGGGTATCAGCCCAGCCAATACGTTGCCCATCACGCTCGACGTGGGTTGCGACAACGAGGAGCTGATCAACTATCCCATGTACATGGGAAAACGCTCGCCGCGGGTGCGAGGCGAGGCGTATTTCGATTTTGTAGACAAGTTCATCAAAGCGGTGAAGGACCTCTGGCCGGACGTCCTGCTGCAGTTCGAGGACTTCGCCCAGCCCAACGCCATGCCGTTGTTGAAGCGCTACCAAGACGAGCTGTGCTGCTTCAACGATGACATCCAGGGGACGGCTGCGGTAGCGGTTGGCACCATGTTGGCGGCTGTGGCCCGAAAGGGCGAGAGCCTGGCGGAGCAACGTATTTGTTTCGTGGGCGCGGGATCGGCCGGCTGCGGGATAGCGGAGCATCTGGTCGCTCACCTTCGGTCCGAAGGCTTGTCCGAGGCGGAAGCCAAGGGGCGTATCTTCATGGTGGACAAGGATGGACTGCTCACCTCCGACATGAAGGGGCTGCGGGACTTTCAGGAGGAGTTGGCGCAGCCAAGCTCGCAAGTGGATTCCTGGCGTGACGAGAAGGGCCAGGTGCCGTTGATCAATGTGATCAAGCAGGCGCGTCCGACCATACTGGTAGGCGTCTCCGGCCAGTTCGGTCTCTTCAAGGAGAACCAGATTCGTTTGATGGCTAGCCAGATCGAACGGCCCATCATTCTTCCGCTCTCCAATCCGACCAGCCTTGCGGAGGCGACCCCGCAGGATGTGATCGCCTGGACGGAAGGCCGCGGCATCGTGGCGACTGGAAGCCCCTTCGATCCGGTTAACTACAAGGGCAAGGTGCATCAGATCTCTCAGTGCAACAACAGCTACATCTTTCCCGGCATCGGGCTAGGGGTGCTGGCCAGCAAGGCGCGTCGGGTGACGGAGGGCATGCTCATCGCGGCCAGCCGTACCCTAGCGGATAGTTCGCCGCATCAGAGCAACGTCGGAGCCCCTTTGCTTCCTGCTCTGGAAGAGCTGCGCGAGCTCAGCCGCCTCATCGCTCGTCGCGTTGCCCGGCAGGCCATGGAGGACGGAGTGGCCACCGATCTGACGGAGCTGGCCTTGGAAAAGGCCATAGACAAGGTGTATTGGGAGCCGAAATACAGGCGCTACGAACGGACCTCGCTGTAG
- a CDS encoding S8 family serine peptidase encodes MKKPLLFVSVASLAILGLSLIFIPWKNAVNPGDIEAIVKQKENTPRRAPAESGDASRREQRARPASPPALEPQEVAWRDPRDWEFAKLHSETRHPSQDLASASYSRIRIVTTDGFDFPIRLEEAVYVDPNSNDEYTELVSAMAANRILLHSATPLRKDDVEQIAQALGWQLSSTIRSPFLAELFTTDFTADTVQHALESIDLSDTGIQVSANLIFYASAFPNDPSYGRGEQWALNHRQDNDIDAPEGWRTRTSAGDIIIAITDSGIRLDHEDLKANLWTNSREIANNGIDDDGNGYVDDVHGANTIAPSLSANDDNGHGTHVAGIAGAVGNNSIGIAGVAWDVNLMAVKCLNKDGQASVSSLVDGIDYAIENGAHIINASWGGYGFAPALRDAIYRAQDAGIFFVTAAGNDASSQLPVPAAYPIDCVVAVGAVDDDGERASYSNYGWRTLDVMAPGSGILSSWHSRTNAYASLSGTSMAAPLVSGTLALNLAQHPDSDIDEQIARLRASAETRPGLRYFAMCSGIVNLANSLEMIRIPQIPSITDSSEQSVTILEGESAKFRVTAESDIELAYQWYFEQSPLEGETNAALNLDAVPAESRGTYTVEVSNADGSVYGSFSLIVYPRVEAIENVLGSDIPIYASHEDDWQIVQDETDAAPYVSAAEQSNGRLAKLVLLAPSEGLLEFEAKLGENRVIGLVAEIQSDIYELELPNSDWTTGRLFLPYQSDQRVTVTYGTRLSTFTAPAGGLALRKAVFFQSQQAPPFIISHPSSRTVSLFSKPKLSCDAEGEDLNYQWFKDDRLIDGATSSTLELSPIQENDAGRYHALVTNPFGSAKSQVAELSIDDTPVPATILDAAYETTTLIVGESIELSREVVGEPPIVYQWYRSTPLMPTQPLPTSGPSLALGPVTEAHTGTYHLEVSNQYGSYRCEGHSITVVASDDRRPPRLSSSPEDQTIYAIENGSSPVLISIGEVLGTQSYQIKWFKDGVELPKSELGNLLPIRAPKIEDSGTYFAEISNRFGTITSHETTLHVLSSLNEAIDANRYVVYSTNDYTIGRIDVRSQSTVTRDGIDALEITHDGLAPQASEFHVMGTPPNTNVSFFWKSDLGTRLVVSRGELFSKTLVGTGQWQEFLFSSGELSQATVFTLHSTSGPVTAWVDQYLPTKRPAILHEIAHDLPALGSRVCLKAEITGPELALQWFKDDQEIPGANQRQLVIEEFSESDIASYHLRGSNSFGSAQTQKAQLEGIPSLAHGIGSNVDFAIEGSEFIDSSQTDPETGHPYFQARLENGQSVSLAAQASGPGVLVLDYQGNLGDASITIDGKAYALGDHSERGLSAYSLSSDSNTITLSLSGGSNTGWSKLYGIWTQSDPIITSQAEFYGVQIESFDNNEPPFIAVGGIEPLSLEWYRNGELILTESNQSSGIHRLFSTAPNKNQEGEYTCTVTDAVGATVESAPMSVAFIESYSAVLDAPIYSLYGLTSGSRYDYQDFVHGGSSLSIAGPFSDEQAPFQFSYNAKSLWMKTVGFDPNDEFSVSIGRGMTSSFPPPTEWTEVSISSDLDDCYVFIPSNDNPNARVLIDKVALDDRVRFEQQPMSHATFLGDSISLRAEALSPINPLSYRWEKNGRKIAGGEDGFLSIEDLSLDDLGRYQAIAIESAGGETYSEVATVSLLKLPFDLAIDFPGVRLGTWGHALWGIDESQSVAGPSCLRSGEIGNGQESGLRIEIDGPAIAGYYIKGDGFELDEVERAADWTFRPLGYIAAGESRAFNIRVKESNDEPAGEPSSAYQAIDRLIISPLAAYSYEQWRSDLGSQHILAPSSHLGQQEDLDNDSIPNWLEYTFNLHPLRSDPIPAFQVTLSPSGEAKATLDYQLARSSASSMVFESSLDLVEWNLTRPTLTLQDSTENYLSYRAEIVSGNSSSTGQFFRWRLVRNGTADTPSIYLEETPLQTGPTE; translated from the coding sequence ATGAAAAAACCCCTTCTCTTCGTCTCCGTCGCCTCCCTCGCCATACTCGGTCTTTCGTTGATTTTCATCCCTTGGAAAAACGCCGTAAACCCCGGAGACATCGAAGCGATAGTAAAACAAAAGGAAAACACGCCACGCCGCGCCCCAGCCGAATCCGGCGACGCTTCACGGCGAGAGCAAAGAGCTCGGCCCGCATCGCCCCCAGCGTTGGAGCCCCAAGAGGTCGCATGGCGAGATCCACGTGATTGGGAGTTCGCCAAACTGCATTCGGAAACCCGCCATCCCAGCCAGGACCTGGCCTCCGCTTCCTACAGCAGAATTAGAATCGTCACCACCGATGGGTTCGATTTCCCTATCCGCCTGGAGGAAGCGGTCTATGTCGACCCGAATTCAAACGATGAATACACCGAGCTCGTCTCGGCCATGGCAGCAAACCGGATTCTGCTCCACTCCGCCACCCCGCTTCGAAAAGACGATGTCGAGCAAATCGCCCAAGCGCTCGGCTGGCAGTTGAGCTCTACCATCCGAAGCCCCTTCCTAGCCGAACTCTTCACCACGGACTTTACAGCCGATACCGTACAACACGCTCTCGAAAGTATCGATCTTTCGGATACTGGCATTCAAGTCAGCGCCAACCTTATCTTCTACGCTAGCGCCTTCCCAAACGATCCCTCCTATGGGCGCGGCGAACAGTGGGCGCTCAACCATCGGCAGGACAACGATATCGACGCCCCGGAGGGCTGGCGGACGAGAACGAGCGCCGGCGACATCATCATCGCCATCACCGATTCCGGCATCCGCTTGGATCACGAGGACCTGAAAGCCAACCTTTGGACAAACAGTCGCGAGATCGCCAACAACGGCATAGACGATGATGGCAATGGCTACGTCGACGACGTGCACGGGGCGAACACCATAGCGCCAAGCCTTTCCGCCAACGACGACAATGGGCACGGAACGCATGTCGCTGGCATTGCAGGCGCCGTGGGAAACAATTCCATAGGGATTGCTGGCGTGGCCTGGGATGTGAACCTTATGGCAGTCAAGTGTCTCAACAAAGACGGCCAAGCATCCGTAAGCTCCCTGGTGGATGGCATCGACTACGCAATCGAAAATGGAGCCCATATCATAAACGCAAGCTGGGGAGGCTACGGTTTCGCGCCGGCATTGAGAGACGCGATATACCGAGCCCAAGACGCCGGTATCTTCTTCGTGACTGCCGCTGGAAACGATGCCTCCTCTCAGCTCCCCGTCCCCGCGGCCTACCCGATCGATTGCGTCGTTGCCGTGGGCGCCGTCGATGACGACGGAGAACGGGCCTCCTACTCTAACTACGGCTGGAGAACGCTGGATGTCATGGCGCCAGGGAGCGGCATCCTATCTAGCTGGCACAGCAGGACCAACGCCTACGCGAGCCTAAGCGGCACCTCCATGGCCGCCCCGCTCGTCTCAGGAACCCTCGCCCTAAACCTCGCCCAGCACCCGGATAGCGACATCGACGAACAGATCGCCCGCCTCCGCGCCTCGGCTGAAACGCGGCCCGGACTACGTTATTTCGCCATGTGCTCAGGGATCGTGAATCTTGCGAACAGCCTCGAAATGATCCGAATCCCCCAAATCCCCAGCATCACGGACTCCTCTGAACAAAGCGTCACCATCTTGGAAGGCGAATCAGCCAAGTTCAGAGTCACGGCTGAAAGCGATATCGAACTAGCCTATCAGTGGTACTTCGAGCAGAGCCCCCTCGAAGGAGAAACCAACGCCGCTCTAAACCTCGACGCCGTACCGGCCGAGAGTAGAGGAACCTACACCGTCGAAGTCAGCAACGCGGACGGTAGCGTCTATGGCAGCTTCTCACTGATCGTGTATCCAAGAGTTGAAGCCATCGAAAACGTTCTAGGCAGCGACATTCCGATCTACGCCTCCCACGAGGACGATTGGCAAATCGTTCAAGACGAAACCGATGCCGCGCCCTACGTCAGCGCCGCCGAGCAGTCAAACGGACGCCTGGCCAAACTCGTTCTGCTCGCCCCCAGCGAAGGCCTTCTCGAATTCGAAGCCAAGCTCGGCGAAAATCGGGTGATCGGTCTGGTGGCTGAAATCCAAAGCGACATCTATGAGCTAGAGTTGCCAAATAGCGATTGGACCACCGGTCGCTTGTTTCTACCTTATCAAAGCGACCAGAGGGTGACGGTTACCTACGGCACCCGCCTATCGACATTCACAGCTCCCGCAGGGGGCCTGGCGTTGAGAAAAGCAGTGTTTTTCCAGTCACAACAAGCGCCGCCTTTCATCATCAGCCACCCGAGCTCCAGAACAGTCTCCCTCTTCTCAAAACCGAAACTCAGCTGCGACGCGGAAGGCGAAGACTTGAACTATCAGTGGTTCAAGGACGATCGGTTGATCGACGGAGCGACAAGCTCCACCCTCGAGCTATCTCCGATCCAAGAAAACGACGCCGGACGATACCATGCGCTTGTTACCAACCCGTTCGGCTCCGCCAAAAGCCAAGTCGCGGAACTATCTATCGACGACACGCCTGTTCCCGCGACGATTCTCGATGCCGCGTACGAGACCACGACACTGATTGTTGGAGAGTCCATCGAGCTTTCGCGCGAGGTGGTGGGAGAACCTCCCATCGTCTATCAATGGTATCGCTCAACTCCGCTGATGCCGACCCAGCCCTTGCCCACTTCCGGCCCCAGTCTCGCCCTCGGACCCGTCACCGAAGCGCACACTGGCACCTACCATCTCGAGGTGAGCAACCAATACGGAAGCTATCGATGCGAAGGCCACTCGATCACCGTCGTCGCCTCGGACGATCGACGCCCTCCCCGCCTCTCGAGCTCCCCTGAGGACCAAACGATCTACGCCATCGAAAATGGCTCGTCTCCTGTCTTGATAAGCATCGGAGAAGTATTAGGGACGCAGAGCTACCAAATCAAATGGTTCAAAGATGGAGTGGAGCTCCCCAAAAGCGAACTTGGCAACCTCCTCCCAATACGCGCTCCCAAGATCGAAGACTCCGGAACCTATTTCGCGGAAATCAGCAATCGATTCGGCACCATCACCAGCCATGAAACGACCTTGCACGTACTCTCGTCCCTGAATGAGGCGATCGACGCGAACCGGTATGTTGTGTATTCGACCAATGACTACACAATAGGAAGGATAGACGTTCGCAGCCAATCCACGGTCACTCGCGATGGCATCGACGCTCTAGAGATCACTCACGATGGGCTCGCGCCTCAAGCTAGCGAATTCCACGTCATGGGAACGCCTCCCAATACCAACGTTAGCTTCTTTTGGAAGAGCGACCTGGGCACTCGTCTCGTGGTTTCTCGAGGAGAGCTCTTTTCGAAAACCCTGGTGGGAACCGGCCAATGGCAAGAGTTTCTCTTTTCCTCAGGAGAGCTTTCTCAAGCCACCGTTTTCACCCTTCATTCCACCTCCGGCCCCGTGACCGCATGGGTAGATCAATACCTACCCACGAAGCGACCTGCGATCCTACATGAGATCGCTCACGACCTGCCGGCCCTTGGGAGCAGAGTATGCCTCAAAGCGGAAATCACCGGCCCCGAGCTTGCTCTACAGTGGTTCAAGGATGACCAGGAAATCCCGGGAGCGAATCAACGTCAGCTCGTGATCGAGGAGTTCTCCGAGAGCGATATCGCATCCTACCATCTACGGGGCAGCAACTCCTTCGGCTCCGCTCAGACCCAGAAAGCACAGCTAGAGGGAATACCGTCGCTGGCTCACGGTATCGGCTCAAACGTCGACTTCGCCATCGAAGGGAGCGAGTTCATAGACTCCAGCCAGACCGACCCGGAAACCGGCCATCCCTACTTCCAAGCGCGTCTGGAAAACGGCCAAAGCGTCTCCCTCGCCGCTCAAGCGAGCGGACCCGGAGTGCTGGTTTTGGACTACCAAGGCAACCTCGGCGACGCCTCCATCACGATAGACGGAAAAGCCTACGCTCTCGGCGACCACAGTGAAAGAGGCCTTTCCGCGTATTCACTTTCTAGCGACAGCAACACCATCACTCTATCCCTTTCCGGCGGGTCGAATACAGGTTGGTCAAAGCTCTACGGCATTTGGACCCAAAGCGATCCCATCATCACCAGTCAAGCCGAGTTCTACGGCGTTCAAATTGAAAGCTTCGATAACAACGAACCGCCATTCATCGCGGTCGGCGGTATCGAGCCGCTCTCTCTCGAGTGGTACCGAAACGGTGAACTCATTTTAACCGAGTCAAACCAAAGCTCTGGTATCCACAGACTGTTTTCCACAGCTCCCAACAAGAACCAGGAAGGCGAGTACACCTGCACCGTCACGGACGCCGTCGGAGCTACCGTGGAGTCCGCCCCCATGAGCGTCGCCTTCATCGAATCCTACAGCGCCGTTCTCGATGCCCCCATCTACTCCCTCTACGGTCTGACCAGCGGCAGCCGCTACGACTACCAGGATTTCGTCCATGGCGGCTCGTCTCTTTCCATCGCTGGACCGTTTTCCGATGAACAGGCTCCGTTCCAGTTCTCATACAATGCGAAAAGCCTTTGGATGAAGACCGTCGGCTTCGATCCGAACGACGAGTTCTCCGTATCCATTGGCCGAGGAATGACAAGCAGTTTTCCTCCTCCAACAGAGTGGACCGAAGTCTCGATCTCCTCCGATCTGGATGATTGCTACGTCTTTATCCCATCGAACGACAACCCGAACGCTCGCGTGCTCATCGATAAGGTCGCTCTCGACGATCGCGTGCGTTTCGAGCAGCAGCCAATGAGCCACGCCACCTTTCTTGGCGACAGCATTTCACTGCGGGCCGAGGCCCTGAGCCCGATCAATCCCCTATCCTATCGGTGGGAAAAGAATGGTCGAAAAATCGCCGGCGGAGAAGACGGTTTCCTATCGATCGAAGACCTTTCCCTCGACGACCTGGGACGCTATCAAGCCATCGCAATAGAAAGCGCCGGGGGCGAAACCTACAGCGAAGTCGCTACCGTTTCCTTGCTGAAGCTTCCTTTCGACCTAGCCATCGATTTCCCCGGAGTTCGCCTTGGCACATGGGGCCATGCCTTGTGGGGCATCGACGAATCTCAAAGCGTCGCGGGGCCGAGCTGCCTCCGCTCCGGTGAAATCGGAAACGGACAGGAGAGCGGCCTTAGGATCGAAATCGACGGCCCCGCGATCGCGGGATACTACATCAAAGGAGATGGGTTCGAACTCGACGAAGTCGAAAGGGCCGCAGACTGGACTTTCCGTCCGCTGGGCTACATCGCGGCCGGCGAGTCTCGCGCCTTCAATATACGGGTCAAGGAAAGCAACGATGAGCCGGCGGGTGAACCCTCCAGCGCTTACCAAGCCATCGATCGCTTGATCATCTCCCCTCTCGCTGCCTATTCGTACGAGCAGTGGCGAAGCGATCTCGGTTCTCAACACATCCTTGCTCCCTCCTCCCACCTCGGGCAACAGGAAGACCTAGACAACGATTCTATCCCCAACTGGCTGGAATACACCTTCAACCTCCATCCGCTCCGCAGCGATCCCATTCCCGCGTTCCAAGTCACGCTTTCCCCAAGCGGCGAAGCGAAAGCCACCCTGGACTACCAGCTCGCCCGTAGCAGCGCATCCTCCATGGTCTTCGAAAGCAGCTTGGATTTGGTCGAGTGGAATCTGACGCGCCCCACCCTTACCCTCCAAGATTCCACGGAAAACTACCTCTCGTATCGAGCCGAGATCGTATCGGGAAATTCGAGCTCCACCGGCCAGTTCTTTCGCTGGAGACTCGTAAGAAACGGTACCGCCGATACGCCGAGCATCTATTTGGAAGAAACTCCTCTCCAAACCGGCCCAACGGAGTAG